The following proteins come from a genomic window of Pyxidicoccus sp. MSG2:
- a CDS encoding DUF1444 family protein — translation MGFWDRLFGRKAPEPQPAVPAPAANAVQTVNPREYLLKQVEALLRAEPKVEKVERHPDSYGLQFTRDGRQGSVFLDNLFADTREVPPEARSQLIQRFLRSLWQDGPDSLPWEEVRQRLLPVLRSATFGMSQLAQLESDRELVGRRTLPFLRELLVVDMPESAMFVQRRHLQEWGADAEAAFAAAHENLAGLPLDGVELYDREPSPIWSVDSGDTYETSRLLHPGFLASFTGRVEGRPIAILPERSTVLIAGDANPATVARLCESGEREYEAASRRLTPALYTVDEAGRVVPYLRPGNDALAQRVRLAHVRLALSEYAAQKESLDKLHEANSVDVFVASLSAVARKKDERPVTWCVWSRDVDTLLPRSDVVAMNPGNQDVFMVPWEDLERLMPGCLTPVPEAWPPRHRTTAWPAPDVLERLSTARVELEDYVGP, via the coding sequence ATGGGGTTCTGGGACAGGCTGTTCGGACGGAAGGCTCCGGAGCCGCAACCTGCCGTCCCGGCCCCGGCGGCGAATGCGGTGCAGACCGTGAACCCGCGCGAGTACCTCCTGAAGCAGGTGGAGGCCCTGCTGCGCGCCGAGCCGAAGGTGGAGAAGGTGGAACGCCACCCGGACAGCTACGGCCTCCAGTTCACCCGCGACGGCCGCCAGGGCAGCGTGTTCCTCGACAACCTCTTCGCGGACACGCGCGAGGTGCCACCCGAGGCGCGCTCCCAGCTCATCCAGCGCTTCCTCCGCTCGCTGTGGCAGGACGGCCCGGACTCGCTCCCCTGGGAGGAAGTGCGGCAGCGCCTGCTGCCCGTGCTGCGCTCGGCCACCTTCGGCATGTCGCAGCTCGCCCAGCTCGAGTCCGACCGCGAGCTGGTGGGACGGCGCACGCTGCCCTTCCTGCGGGAGTTGCTGGTGGTGGACATGCCCGAGTCCGCCATGTTCGTGCAGCGGCGACACCTCCAGGAGTGGGGCGCGGACGCGGAAGCCGCCTTCGCCGCGGCGCACGAGAACCTCGCCGGCCTGCCGCTCGACGGCGTGGAGTTGTACGACCGCGAGCCGAGCCCCATCTGGTCCGTCGACTCCGGCGACACGTACGAGACGTCGCGCCTGCTGCACCCGGGCTTCCTCGCGTCCTTCACCGGGCGCGTGGAGGGCCGCCCCATCGCCATCCTCCCCGAGCGCTCCACCGTGCTCATCGCCGGAGACGCGAATCCCGCCACCGTGGCGCGCCTGTGCGAGAGCGGTGAGCGCGAGTACGAGGCCGCGTCGCGCCGCCTCACCCCCGCGCTCTACACGGTGGACGAGGCCGGCCGCGTGGTGCCGTACCTGCGCCCGGGCAACGACGCGCTCGCCCAGCGCGTGCGGCTGGCCCACGTGCGCCTCGCCCTGTCCGAGTACGCCGCGCAGAAGGAGTCGCTCGACAAGCTCCACGAGGCGAACAGCGTGGACGTGTTCGTCGCCAGCCTCTCCGCCGTCGCCCGGAAGAAGGACGAGCGTCCTGTCACCTGGTGCGTCTGGAGCCGTGACGTGGACACGCTGCTGCCGCGCTCGGACGTGGTGGCGATGAACCCGGGCAACCAGGACGTCTTCATGGTGCCGTGGGAGGACCTGGAGCGCCTGATGCCCGGGTGCCTCACGCCCGTGCCCGAGGCCTGGCCCCCCCGCCACCGCACCACCGCGTGGCCCGCGCCGGACGTACTGGAGCGGCTGAGCACGGCCCGCGTGGAGCTGGAGGACTACGTCGGCCCCTGA
- a CDS encoding YncE family protein translates to MKQARRWVPALALALAACTDDPEPGDAGTPPEELEYAHPDPWAEGTVVPPPGPGGRILITNSLDDTLSLIELDTVGTPGFKELARVPVGLNPVELEGPHHTAVAPDGTAYYVGISNYVPGGGSGPHGTHGTGSEDGYCLKLDARDNRLMGSVRVDPNPGDIIVSRDGRTLYQTHFDTLKITEVARRGGKESEMDARLAIIDAATMTRKDMVPVCPAPHAVRLSADERTAYIACWSDEVAIVDLTATPPTVQRVKVAANTGTAVRPQHEPYALTLSPTTGEAWVSSMSSRQVQVLNPTTKAMDPTRTVTGLRGAPMFGTFTSDGNTLYLPYQAADVLADIDPATGLVRREVDLASAGCLNVHQVTLTPDEKYGLVVCEGDHQGPGTVHAVDLAAGTVVGTVRVGIFPDSVSILRGQP, encoded by the coding sequence ATGAAGCAGGCACGCCGGTGGGTGCCGGCGCTCGCGCTCGCGCTGGCCGCGTGCACCGACGACCCGGAGCCCGGGGACGCCGGGACGCCCCCGGAGGAGCTCGAGTACGCGCACCCGGACCCGTGGGCGGAAGGAACCGTCGTTCCACCTCCCGGGCCCGGCGGGCGCATCCTCATCACCAACAGCCTCGACGACACGCTGAGCCTCATCGAGCTGGACACCGTGGGCACGCCCGGCTTCAAGGAGCTCGCGCGCGTGCCGGTGGGGCTCAACCCGGTGGAGCTGGAGGGGCCTCACCACACGGCGGTGGCTCCGGACGGCACGGCCTACTACGTCGGCATCTCCAACTACGTACCGGGCGGCGGCTCGGGGCCGCATGGCACGCACGGCACGGGCTCCGAGGACGGCTACTGCCTCAAGCTGGACGCGCGCGACAACCGGCTGATGGGCTCCGTGCGCGTAGACCCCAACCCCGGCGACATCATCGTCAGCCGGGACGGGCGCACGCTGTACCAGACGCACTTCGACACCCTGAAGATTACCGAGGTAGCGCGGCGGGGCGGCAAGGAGTCGGAGATGGACGCGCGGCTGGCCATCATCGACGCGGCCACCATGACCCGGAAGGACATGGTGCCGGTGTGCCCCGCGCCCCACGCGGTGCGCCTGTCCGCGGACGAGCGCACGGCCTACATCGCCTGCTGGTCGGACGAGGTGGCCATCGTGGACCTCACCGCGACTCCGCCCACGGTGCAGCGGGTGAAGGTGGCGGCCAACACGGGCACGGCGGTGCGCCCCCAACACGAGCCCTACGCGCTCACCCTGTCGCCCACCACGGGCGAGGCGTGGGTCAGCTCCATGTCCAGCCGACAGGTGCAGGTGCTCAACCCCACCACGAAGGCGATGGACCCGACGCGCACGGTAACGGGGCTGCGCGGCGCGCCCATGTTCGGGACATTCACCTCCGACGGCAACACGCTCTACCTGCCCTACCAGGCCGCGGACGTGCTCGCGGACATCGACCCGGCGACGGGCCTCGTGCGGCGCGAGGTGGACCTCGCGTCGGCCGGCTGCCTCAACGTGCACCAGGTCACGCTGACGCCGGACGAGAAGTACGGGCTCGTCGTCTGCGAGGGCGACCACCAGGGCCCGGGCACGGTGCACGCGGTGGACCTCGCCGCCGGCACGGTGGTGGGCACGGTGCGGGTGGGCATCTTCCCGGACTCGGTGAGCATCCTCCGGGGGCAGCCATGA
- a CDS encoding c-type cytochrome, protein MRRTRLALLAALTLLAAACGDDEPVPAAEYGERLFSDAKLSESRFNSFSCATCHSTTPTPAAGRMDSGYTLHDSAFRKSWWGGYETRLLDAVNFCYVNFMRGVAPLPEDSPQSRALYEYLVSISPNQDARPLPMTVVKNAADVTRGDRARGQEVYRAACQNCHGELHTGEGRLTEAASVLPEVTADYGEVFPGVPPSLVVIEKVRHGQFFGVGGNMPPYSLEALSDADLGALLSFLDL, encoded by the coding sequence ATGAGGCGCACGAGGCTGGCGCTGCTCGCGGCGCTGACGCTGCTCGCGGCGGCGTGCGGCGATGATGAACCGGTGCCCGCGGCGGAGTACGGCGAGCGGCTGTTCAGCGACGCGAAGCTGTCGGAGAGCCGGTTCAACAGCTTCTCCTGCGCCACGTGCCACTCGACGACGCCCACGCCCGCGGCGGGACGGATGGACTCGGGCTACACGCTGCATGACTCGGCCTTCCGCAAGTCGTGGTGGGGCGGGTACGAGACGCGCCTGCTGGACGCGGTGAACTTCTGCTACGTCAACTTCATGCGCGGCGTGGCGCCGCTGCCCGAGGACTCGCCGCAGAGCCGCGCGCTCTACGAGTACCTCGTGAGCATCAGCCCCAATCAGGACGCGCGGCCGCTGCCGATGACGGTGGTGAAGAACGCCGCCGACGTGACTCGCGGTGACAGGGCGCGCGGTCAGGAGGTGTACCGCGCGGCCTGCCAGAACTGTCACGGCGAGCTGCACACGGGAGAGGGCCGGCTGACGGAAGCGGCCTCGGTGCTGCCCGAGGTGACGGCGGACTACGGCGAGGTCTTCCCCGGGGTGCCACCGTCACTGGTGGTCATCGAGAAGGTGCGGCACGGCCAGTTCTTCGGCGTCGGCGGCAACATGCCTCCGTACAGCCTGGAGGCCCTGTCCGACGCGGACCTCGGCGCGCTGCTCTCCTTCCTGGACTTGTGA